In a genomic window of Alteromonas gilva:
- the topA gene encoding type I DNA topoisomerase yields the protein MTKSLVIVESPAKAKTINKYLGKNFIVKSSVGHVRDLPTKALGKVEPKKPAKELKTYSDEEKAKYLREYEYKKLVDRMGVDPQHDWKAHYQVLEGKEKVVNELKKLAKDADTIYLATDLDREGEAIAWHLQEILGQKGKTYQRVVFNEITKNAIKEAFEHPGDVNQDRVEAQQARRFLDRVVGFMVSPLLWKKIARGLSAGRVQSVAVRLVVEREREIKAFVPEEFWDVHADLTTAASDALRMQVVREGDKPFKPVNKAQTDAALAALKPADYEVVSRESKPTQSRPSAPFITSTLQQAASTRLGFGVKKTMMMAQRLYEAGHITYMRTDSTNLSQEALSACRDYIDGNFGDKYLPSSPIRYGSKEGAQEAHEAIRPSNVNTLAASLKDMERDAQRLYELIWRQFVACQMTPAKYDATTIKVKAGEFELVAKGRVLKFDGWTRVQPQKGKKGDEDKLLPDVKQGDNLALKALDPKQHFTKPVARFNEASLVKELEKRGIGRPSTYASIISTIQDRGYVRLENKRFYAEKMGEIVTDRLMENFDGLMNYDFTANMEQRLDEIAEGHDNWKNVLDKFYSDFYGKLLLAEQEPEKGGMRPNQAVPVNIECGKCGRPMNVRTASTGVFLGCSGYNLPPKERCTNTMNLTPGEEVVAVDNDDEQETEDLRAKRRCGECGTAMDSYLVDETRKLHVCGNSPACPGTYVEQGTFKIKGYDGPLIECDKCGSDMELKNGRFGKYFDCTNSECKNTRKLLRNGEPAPPKEDPVDLPELPCEKSDAHFMLRDGASGIFLAAHNFPKSRETRAPKVEELARFRDRISPKFYYLADAPQTDSNGNPAIVRFSRKTKQQYVMSEDDKGKATGWSAWYQDGKWQEKDTKKK from the coding sequence ATGACCAAATCACTAGTCATAGTCGAGTCACCGGCCAAAGCGAAAACAATAAATAAATATCTCGGTAAAAATTTTATTGTGAAATCTTCGGTTGGCCACGTTCGTGACCTGCCGACCAAGGCGCTTGGTAAGGTAGAACCGAAAAAACCGGCTAAAGAACTGAAAACGTATTCCGACGAGGAAAAGGCCAAATACCTGCGTGAATACGAGTATAAAAAGCTCGTTGATCGCATGGGCGTTGATCCCCAGCACGACTGGAAAGCGCATTATCAGGTCCTCGAAGGCAAAGAAAAAGTTGTTAACGAATTAAAAAAGCTTGCTAAAGACGCTGACACAATTTATCTCGCAACGGATTTGGACCGCGAGGGAGAAGCGATTGCCTGGCATTTACAGGAAATTCTGGGCCAGAAAGGTAAAACTTACCAACGAGTGGTCTTTAACGAAATTACCAAAAACGCTATAAAAGAAGCCTTTGAGCATCCGGGTGATGTTAATCAGGACCGCGTTGAAGCACAACAAGCCCGGCGTTTTCTTGATCGGGTGGTGGGCTTTATGGTGTCGCCACTACTGTGGAAAAAAATCGCCCGTGGGTTATCTGCAGGCCGCGTACAATCGGTAGCAGTGCGTCTGGTCGTAGAACGCGAACGAGAGATCAAAGCATTCGTACCCGAAGAATTCTGGGATGTGCATGCTGATCTCACCACTGCCGCCAGCGATGCCTTGCGCATGCAGGTGGTACGTGAAGGTGACAAGCCCTTTAAACCGGTCAATAAAGCGCAAACTGACGCGGCCCTGGCAGCGTTAAAACCGGCTGATTACGAAGTAGTTAGCCGCGAGTCCAAGCCAACACAAAGCCGCCCGTCGGCACCGTTTATTACGTCAACTCTGCAGCAGGCGGCCAGTACGCGGCTGGGCTTTGGCGTGAAAAAAACCATGATGATGGCGCAACGACTTTACGAAGCCGGCCATATTACCTACATGCGTACCGATTCGACCAATTTAAGCCAGGAAGCGCTCAGTGCCTGTCGGGATTACATTGATGGCAATTTTGGCGACAAGTATTTGCCGTCTTCACCTATCCGTTATGGCAGTAAAGAGGGCGCTCAGGAAGCGCACGAAGCGATCAGGCCATCGAACGTTAATACCCTTGCTGCAAGCCTTAAAGATATGGAGCGCGATGCTCAGCGATTGTATGAGTTAATCTGGCGCCAGTTTGTGGCGTGTCAGATGACGCCAGCCAAATATGATGCGACAACCATTAAGGTTAAAGCCGGTGAGTTTGAGCTGGTTGCCAAAGGCCGCGTATTAAAATTTGATGGTTGGACCCGGGTACAGCCGCAGAAAGGCAAAAAGGGCGATGAAGACAAGCTGCTGCCTGATGTAAAGCAGGGCGACAATCTGGCCCTCAAAGCCCTCGATCCGAAGCAGCATTTTACCAAGCCTGTTGCCCGGTTCAACGAGGCATCGCTGGTAAAAGAGCTGGAAAAACGTGGTATTGGCCGCCCGTCAACTTACGCCAGTATTATTTCGACTATTCAGGATCGTGGCTACGTACGGCTTGAAAATAAGCGTTTTTACGCAGAAAAAATGGGCGAAATTGTTACCGACCGTCTGATGGAAAACTTTGATGGTCTGATGAACTATGACTTTACTGCCAACATGGAGCAGCGTCTCGATGAAATAGCGGAAGGTCACGATAACTGGAAAAATGTCCTCGACAAATTTTACAGTGACTTTTATGGCAAGTTGTTACTCGCTGAACAAGAGCCAGAGAAAGGCGGCATGCGACCTAACCAGGCGGTGCCGGTAAATATTGAATGTGGTAAATGCGGACGGCCAATGAATGTTCGTACCGCCAGTACCGGGGTGTTTTTAGGTTGTTCAGGCTATAACCTGCCGCCCAAAGAGCGTTGCACCAACACCATGAATCTGACGCCCGGCGAGGAAGTCGTGGCGGTAGATAATGACGACGAACAGGAAACCGAAGATTTACGGGCTAAGCGTCGCTGTGGTGAGTGCGGTACTGCCATGGACAGTTATCTGGTTGATGAAACGCGCAAACTGCATGTCTGCGGTAATTCACCCGCCTGCCCGGGTACCTATGTTGAGCAGGGCACATTTAAAATCAAAGGTTATGATGGCCCGCTGATTGAGTGTGACAAGTGCGGCAGTGACATGGAACTCAAAAACGGCCGTTTTGGTAAGTACTTCGACTGTACCAACAGTGAATGTAAAAATACCCGTAAGTTACTGCGCAACGGCGAGCCTGCGCCACCGAAGGAAGATCCGGTGGATTTACCGGAGTTGCCCTGTGAAAAGAGCGACGCCCATTTTATGTTACGCGATGGTGCGTCTGGCATCTTCCTGGCGGCGCATAATTTCCCTAAATCCAGGGAAACCCGTGCGCCTAAGGTAGAGGAACTGGCTCGCTTCAGAGACCGAATTTCGCCTAAGTTTTACTATCTGGCCGATGCGCCGCAAACCGATTCTAACGGTAACCCTGCGATTGTCCGGTTTAGTCGTAAAACGAAACAGCAATATGTGATGTCTGAAGACGACAAGGGCAAAGCAACCGGTTGGTCAGCCTGGTATCAGGATGGCAAGTGGCAGGAAAAAGACACCAAAAAGAAATAA
- the astB gene encoding N-succinylarginine dihydrolase: MQYCEANFDGLVGPTHNYAGLSFGNVASFSNANAVSNPKEAAKQGLQKMKALADMGMVQGVLAPQERPDVAMLRRLGFTGSDAKVLEQAAQQAREVFLACCSASSMWTANAATVSPSADTADGRVHFTPANLTNKFHRSLEPQVTGNILKATFANSRHFAHHTHLPDNDHFGDEGAANHTRLCSAYGHAGVEVFVYGRHAFRHDLPKPVKYPARQTFEACQAVARLHGLDDDSVVYVQQNPDVIDQGVFHNDVIAVGNQNVLFYHQLAFHNTQAVLDEIRRKFGDNPLHFIEVKSDEVGLTDAIKTYLFNTQLLTLPDGNMTIIAPTECQENSTVANYLAELTTRDTPIKSVNYFDVKQSMRNGGGPACLRLRVALTDNELAAVNPNTIMNDTLFSKLNSWVDKHYRDRLTEHDLRDPQLLIESRAALDELTQLLRLGSVYPFQQG; this comes from the coding sequence ATGCAATATTGTGAAGCAAATTTTGACGGACTGGTAGGCCCAACCCACAATTATGCCGGATTATCATTCGGTAATGTGGCATCATTTTCTAACGCCAACGCCGTAAGCAATCCCAAAGAAGCTGCTAAGCAAGGCTTGCAAAAAATGAAAGCGCTCGCCGACATGGGCATGGTACAGGGCGTATTAGCGCCTCAGGAGCGCCCTGACGTTGCGATGCTGCGCAGGTTAGGATTTACCGGCAGCGATGCGAAAGTCCTCGAGCAGGCCGCACAGCAAGCCAGAGAGGTATTCCTTGCCTGCTGTTCAGCTTCCAGTATGTGGACAGCAAACGCTGCCACGGTATCACCAAGTGCCGATACCGCCGATGGGCGTGTTCATTTTACGCCGGCTAACCTTACCAATAAGTTTCACCGCTCACTTGAGCCGCAGGTCACCGGTAATATTTTAAAGGCCACCTTTGCCAATAGCCGTCATTTTGCCCATCACACCCACCTGCCCGACAACGACCACTTCGGTGATGAAGGCGCCGCTAACCATACCCGGTTGTGCAGTGCATACGGCCACGCGGGTGTTGAGGTATTTGTCTACGGTCGCCATGCGTTCCGCCATGATTTACCCAAACCGGTTAAATACCCGGCCCGGCAAACCTTTGAGGCGTGTCAGGCTGTCGCCAGACTACACGGACTCGACGATGACTCAGTGGTGTATGTGCAGCAAAATCCGGATGTCATTGATCAGGGCGTGTTCCACAACGACGTGATTGCCGTGGGTAACCAGAATGTGTTGTTTTACCATCAACTGGCCTTTCACAATACCCAGGCCGTACTGGATGAAATTCGTCGTAAGTTTGGTGATAACCCGCTGCACTTCATTGAAGTAAAAAGTGATGAAGTTGGTCTGACAGATGCGATTAAAACCTATCTGTTTAATACCCAGTTACTGACGTTACCCGACGGTAACATGACCATTATTGCTCCGACAGAATGCCAGGAAAACAGCACTGTTGCCAATTACCTGGCCGAGTTAACCACACGGGATACACCGATTAAAAGCGTTAACTACTTTGATGTAAAACAGAGTATGCGCAATGGCGGTGGCCCTGCGTGTTTGCGCTTGCGTGTGGCACTCACCGACAACGAACTTGCCGCAGTGAACCCCAACACGATAATGAACGATACCCTGTTCAGCAAACTCAACAGCTGGGTAGATAAACATTACCGCGATCGGTTAACGGAGCATGATTTGCGCGACCCGCAACTGCTGATTGAGTCGCGTGCGGCGCTCGATGAGCTAACCCAACTGCTCAGGCTCGGCTCGGTATACCCATTTCAACAGGGCTAA
- a CDS encoding Ig-like domain-containing protein, which produces MKMKSLRLITALWTLLMLVACGGGGSVSRDETPTPTQPTEPGVSITLDIVNQSNQTDRNLTISNPLTVIATVTTSTGTPVADQLVRFSVEQADLLVFGNDTGTARTNAEGIATIGITVGAASGDGEITASLSSGVTGSTTFSSAGSGSTGRQPAQLALYASSLQLPSSGSDEVELIAVVKDAQSVLMEGIEVNFAVSNDAEVELQLTQPVTAEDGTARAILTSKNNAGNRTFEVTAQAGSFNDLVEIKVDGTEVVINGPSSLVLNDSAEYTLRIQDSDGNAIANQMISLSATSGTLNSNTVRTEANGQAAVTYTATQSGPVTINAQVAELNAQTDTLITVQEDEFVFVDTAAVAETRICNAHDERETASIPECEINSATDITVNWQKDGSPNAGANVTFTASRGEIINGTNTVVSDAQGNATFTITSNNAGRSSITATGFNDDGDVVVTARMEVEFVATDPYVILVDASPDILGPDGQTSTITALVRDQDSNLVKNAVITFNVNDSSTGTLSPSQATTDSNGVASTVFTSGAVNSLESVLITATSLEDGNVAGNVTLTVGNRAFDISMGTGNLISSPDNSTYLKEFAVFVADSAGRPVADVNLTASLSPVRYPKEYAYRKGSWFWDDEAEIWYVGYNYYVPATADEPAFTEVRAGYAEKCINEDINNDGILDLLPVDPDTGIEGEDLDADSYLTPGIIGALSFQGEAVTDENGQATLELRYPREYGMFYTGVITVNGQSTGSEASASMVYTYSVAGDDIDEESVAPPASPWGAGTPYGETHPRFVGTTENCTVADNL; this is translated from the coding sequence ATGAAAATGAAATCTCTACGCTTAATAACCGCCCTATGGACACTATTAATGCTGGTTGCCTGTGGCGGCGGAGGCTCAGTATCCAGAGATGAGACACCCACGCCAACACAACCTACCGAACCAGGGGTTTCAATAACACTTGATATTGTTAACCAAAGTAACCAAACCGACCGTAACCTGACTATTAGCAATCCACTAACGGTGATTGCCACGGTTACCACATCAACGGGCACGCCGGTCGCCGATCAGTTAGTGAGATTTTCAGTTGAACAGGCTGACTTACTGGTTTTTGGCAACGACACCGGCACTGCGCGCACAAACGCTGAAGGTATCGCTACCATTGGAATTACTGTGGGCGCGGCGTCTGGCGATGGAGAAATTACCGCCTCTTTATCCAGTGGTGTAACGGGCTCAACCACGTTTTCTTCAGCTGGTTCAGGCTCCACAGGACGCCAGCCAGCACAATTAGCACTTTACGCCAGTTCGCTGCAACTGCCCTCCAGTGGTTCTGATGAAGTGGAGTTAATTGCTGTTGTTAAAGATGCGCAAAGTGTATTAATGGAAGGCATCGAGGTTAACTTTGCCGTTAGTAATGATGCAGAAGTGGAATTGCAATTAACTCAGCCTGTTACCGCTGAAGATGGCACTGCACGCGCTATTTTAACGTCAAAAAACAACGCCGGTAATCGCACCTTTGAGGTCACGGCCCAGGCCGGCAGTTTTAATGATCTGGTTGAAATTAAAGTAGATGGTACAGAGGTTGTGATCAACGGTCCATCCTCACTGGTGCTTAACGATTCAGCAGAATACACGTTAAGAATTCAGGATTCTGACGGTAATGCCATTGCCAATCAGATGATTTCATTATCAGCGACAAGCGGCACGCTTAACAGCAATACAGTGCGCACCGAAGCCAATGGTCAGGCTGCTGTTACTTATACCGCCACGCAGTCAGGTCCGGTAACCATTAATGCCCAGGTGGCTGAACTCAATGCACAAACAGATACGCTGATCACGGTACAGGAGGATGAATTTGTCTTCGTCGACACCGCTGCGGTTGCTGAGACCAGAATTTGTAATGCCCATGACGAACGGGAAACCGCCAGTATTCCTGAATGTGAAATCAATTCTGCCACAGATATCACTGTCAACTGGCAAAAAGACGGTTCGCCAAACGCTGGCGCAAATGTCACCTTCACCGCTTCAAGAGGGGAAATCATAAACGGCACTAACACGGTCGTATCGGATGCCCAGGGCAATGCGACATTTACAATTACCTCAAACAATGCCGGCCGCTCGTCAATTACCGCCACCGGATTCAACGATGACGGAGACGTGGTAGTCACGGCCCGTATGGAAGTTGAATTCGTCGCCACTGACCCTTACGTGATACTGGTTGATGCATCGCCGGATATACTGGGCCCTGATGGTCAAACAAGCACCATTACGGCGCTGGTGCGTGATCAGGATAGCAACCTGGTTAAAAATGCGGTGATCACGTTCAATGTTAACGATTCAAGTACCGGTACCTTGTCGCCGTCGCAGGCAACTACCGACAGTAACGGTGTCGCCTCTACGGTATTTACCTCAGGTGCCGTAAACAGTCTGGAGTCAGTCCTGATTACTGCGACGAGTCTTGAGGATGGGAATGTCGCGGGTAATGTTACGTTGACGGTTGGCAACAGAGCCTTTGATATATCCATGGGAACCGGTAATTTAATTTCCAGCCCCGACAACTCAACCTACCTTAAAGAGTTTGCGGTGTTTGTCGCCGATTCTGCTGGCCGGCCGGTAGCTGATGTAAATTTAACCGCGTCGTTGTCACCGGTTCGCTACCCTAAAGAATATGCCTACAGAAAGGGCAGCTGGTTCTGGGATGACGAAGCGGAAATCTGGTATGTGGGGTATAACTATTATGTTCCCGCCACGGCAGATGAACCAGCGTTTACCGAAGTTCGGGCCGGTTATGCCGAGAAGTGTATCAACGAGGATATCAACAATGACGGTATTTTAGATCTGCTGCCGGTAGACCCTGACACGGGCATTGAAGGCGAAGATCTGGATGCAGATAGCTATCTGACCCCCGGTATTATTGGCGCCTTGTCCTTCCAGGGGGAAGCAGTAACCGATGAAAACGGCCAGGCTACACTTGAACTGCGCTACCCCAGAGAGTATGGCATGTTTTATACCGGGGTTATCACGGTAAACGGCCAATCAACCGGCAGTGAGGCTTCGGCGTCTATGGTTTACACCTATTCTGTTGCCGGTGACGATATCGATGAGGAGTCTGTTGCGCCGCCAGCGAGTCCATGGGGAGCAGGTACCCCGTATGGCGAAACACACCCTCGATTTGTTGGCACAACAGAGAATTGTACGGTGGCAGATAATCTGTAA
- a CDS encoding dicarboxylate/amino acid:cation symporter, which produces MSQSSHKLSLTARIFIGMVAGIIIGALLQLVFDDSGDLRFSIFSVEVSTYDILIDGIFSTLGQIFISSLKMLVVPLVFVSLICGTSSLSEPSKLGRLGAKSIGLYILTTAIAVSLAIMGGLLVSPGEGLNLQSETTYVAKEAPSLSQVIVDMFPSNPINSMAEGNMLQIIVFAVLLGVAMAMTGDAGKRLAAFFEDVNTVIMRLVTIIMNLAPYGVFVLMAKLFATIGLETIGGLLSYFFLVLAVLVIHALVTYPVLLKVFSGMNPLILLRKMRDAALFAFSTSSSSATLPVTMETARNKLGIGKSVSSFTLPLGATINMDGTAIMQGVATVFIAQVYAVDLTLGDYVMVVLTATLASVGTAGVPGVGLIMLAMVLQQVNLPVEGIALIIGVDRLLDMTRTAVNITGDCTVATIIAKSEGELDEAVFNDPDAGVKQEDVDFDNFKHNS; this is translated from the coding sequence ATGTCTCAGTCTTCACATAAGCTCAGTTTAACTGCACGAATATTTATCGGTATGGTGGCCGGAATCATCATCGGTGCGCTACTACAGCTCGTCTTTGATGATAGCGGAGATTTACGCTTTTCGATATTTTCAGTCGAGGTTTCCACGTATGACATTCTAATAGATGGTATATTTTCGACTCTCGGGCAAATATTTATCTCCAGTTTGAAAATGCTGGTGGTGCCCTTAGTGTTTGTATCGCTGATATGCGGTACCAGTAGTTTATCCGAGCCCTCCAAACTGGGTCGGCTGGGTGCTAAATCCATCGGCCTTTACATTCTTACCACGGCCATCGCCGTTAGCCTGGCCATTATGGGCGGTCTGCTCGTGTCACCAGGTGAGGGGCTGAATCTCCAAAGTGAAACAACGTATGTCGCCAAAGAAGCGCCCTCGTTGTCACAGGTTATTGTCGATATGTTCCCGTCTAATCCGATCAATTCCATGGCCGAAGGAAACATGCTGCAAATCATTGTGTTTGCAGTATTACTGGGTGTAGCCATGGCCATGACCGGCGATGCGGGTAAACGTTTAGCCGCTTTCTTCGAGGATGTGAATACCGTTATCATGCGTTTGGTTACTATCATAATGAATCTTGCCCCGTATGGTGTCTTCGTCTTGATGGCCAAATTGTTTGCCACTATCGGTTTAGAAACCATCGGCGGATTGTTATCGTATTTCTTCCTGGTGCTGGCCGTGCTGGTTATCCATGCGCTGGTCACCTATCCGGTCTTACTCAAAGTCTTCAGCGGAATGAATCCACTCATCCTGCTTCGAAAGATGCGCGATGCAGCGCTGTTTGCCTTTAGTACCTCAAGCAGCAGCGCTACGCTGCCGGTGACCATGGAAACCGCGCGTAATAAGCTGGGCATTGGTAAATCCGTATCGTCATTTACCCTGCCCTTGGGCGCCACCATCAATATGGATGGCACCGCTATTATGCAAGGTGTGGCGACGGTGTTTATTGCTCAGGTTTACGCCGTAGATTTAACCTTAGGTGACTACGTAATGGTGGTATTAACCGCTACCCTCGCTTCAGTAGGTACTGCAGGCGTGCCGGGCGTGGGCTTAATTATGCTGGCCATGGTGCTACAACAGGTGAATCTGCCGGTTGAAGGTATCGCGCTGATCATCGGTGTCGATCGCTTACTGGATATGACCCGCACCGCGGTAAATATTACTGGTGATTGCACCGTTGCAACGATTATCGCCAAATCTGAAGGTGAATTAGACGAAGCCGTGTTTAACGATCCTGACGCTGGTGTAAAACAAGAAGACGTGGATTTTGATAATTTTAAACACAACAGCTAG
- a CDS encoding lipid-binding SYLF domain-containing protein, with the protein MGSGSVAEKRQAILTMQDQALSRLYSEKPDTRSQVASSAGYAVFSNANINVIFFAAGTGYGVVNNNQTGTKTYMNMAEGGVGLGLGAKDYRIVMIFHTQDAMNYFIEHGWTAGGNADATAKAGSKGGSLDGEGYLGAVTVYSMTESGLALQATVKGTRFWKDKNLN; encoded by the coding sequence ATGGGCAGTGGAAGTGTTGCTGAAAAGCGACAAGCCATACTGACCATGCAAGACCAGGCTCTTAGCAGGCTCTACAGTGAAAAACCTGATACCCGCTCGCAAGTCGCCAGTTCAGCGGGTTATGCGGTATTCAGTAATGCCAACATCAACGTGATATTTTTTGCCGCAGGTACAGGCTATGGTGTGGTTAATAATAACCAAACGGGTACTAAGACTTACATGAATATGGCTGAGGGTGGTGTGGGCTTAGGTCTGGGTGCAAAAGACTACCGGATAGTCATGATCTTCCATACACAAGACGCAATGAATTACTTTATAGAGCACGGCTGGACCGCTGGCGGTAATGCGGACGCCACTGCAAAAGCAGGCAGTAAAGGCGGTTCACTGGACGGCGAAGGTTACCTTGGTGCTGTCACAGTTTACAGCATGACCGAAAGCGGGCTGGCCTTACAGGCAACCGTAAAAGGCACCAGGTTTTGGAAAGACAAAAATCTAAACTAA
- a CDS encoding transposase → MSNHTHVVLRINQQKADTLSTQEIIRRWHKLYKGMLLCQRYIKPEESDAMTEAEVETVKALAEVYRKRLYDISWFMRLLNEYIARQANKEDDCTGHFWEGRFKSQALLDEASLTACMAYVDLNPIRSGLADSPESSAHTSVQQRINAAKLNQQPRALLPFAGNPRRNMPDGLPFRIEDYLAIVDLTGRHFTPGKHGKIEDTTASILTRVGLETADWQAMVAGIETEFKTTVSIEKLSLVQQRVRRYRAA, encoded by the coding sequence ATGAGTAATCATACCCATGTAGTATTGCGCATTAACCAACAAAAAGCCGATACCTTATCAACGCAAGAGATCATCAGGAGGTGGCACAAGCTCTATAAAGGCATGTTGTTGTGTCAGCGTTATATCAAGCCTGAAGAAAGCGATGCCATGACGGAAGCAGAAGTTGAGACGGTAAAAGCGCTTGCAGAAGTTTACCGTAAAAGGCTATACGATATTAGCTGGTTTATGCGCTTGCTCAATGAATATATCGCCAGGCAGGCCAATAAAGAAGATGATTGTACCGGGCATTTTTGGGAAGGCAGGTTTAAGTCACAAGCCTTACTGGATGAGGCATCTTTAACGGCATGTATGGCCTACGTTGATTTAAATCCAATTCGTTCGGGTCTTGCTGATTCACCGGAGTCATCCGCGCATACAAGTGTTCAACAACGAATTAATGCGGCTAAATTAAACCAGCAACCCCGAGCACTGCTCCCTTTCGCGGGCAACCCGAGACGCAACATGCCCGATGGTTTGCCTTTTCGTATTGAAGATTACCTGGCCATCGTTGACCTCACAGGCCGGCATTTCACGCCCGGTAAGCATGGTAAAATTGAAGATACCACTGCATCTATACTCACCCGAGTTGGTTTAGAAACGGCTGACTGGCAGGCTATGGTCGCTGGCATTGAGACTGAGTTCAAAACCACGGTCAGCATTGAAAAGTTAAGTCTTGTTCAACAGCGAGTTCGAAGATATCGGGCGGCTTAG
- a CDS encoding lipoprotein-releasing ABC transporter permease subunit produces the protein MSLSFLLANRFRRGKRSNRYISFVSLSSTLGIGLGCFVLIVLLSVMNGFERELRDRLLAIIPHAELFSVNQQGITDWQAHRQALLADPRIKDIEPYTKITGMIQQGANLKAVELTGLKISADILPRWQSAISPESWQRLRADAGQVLLGEGILKKLSLEVGDKITVVIPAVTDDLTFAAPKNLYLTVAGSVNVGGELDNLIGIMHLATASEQAGVQSGAQGLRFQMTDPFVAYSVIREVGYGFPQAVYMSDWTRTQGHLYDDIRLVRVVVYIALSLVIAVACFNIVSSLVMAVKEKQSAIAILKTMGATDQQIRLSFVYQGVINGLTGVFWGTLLAVITAPNLSSIVSTIEGWLGVQVLSGDIYFIDFLPSNLQVADVVITVCVAILLSVLATLYPAHKAANVQPARALH, from the coding sequence GTGAGTTTAAGTTTCTTGTTGGCAAACCGGTTCCGTCGGGGTAAGCGCAGTAATCGTTATATTTCGTTCGTCTCGTTGTCTTCTACACTGGGCATTGGCCTTGGGTGTTTTGTTCTGATTGTACTGCTTAGCGTGATGAACGGTTTTGAGCGCGAATTACGCGATCGCTTGCTGGCCATCATCCCTCATGCAGAGCTGTTTTCGGTAAACCAGCAGGGTATTACAGACTGGCAGGCGCACCGTCAGGCTCTGCTGGCTGATCCCCGCATTAAAGACATCGAACCTTACACCAAGATTACCGGTATGATTCAGCAAGGTGCCAACCTCAAAGCCGTTGAGTTAACCGGCTTAAAGATAAGTGCCGACATTTTGCCGCGCTGGCAAAGCGCTATTTCACCGGAAAGCTGGCAGCGGTTGCGTGCCGATGCCGGTCAGGTGCTGTTGGGAGAGGGTATTCTCAAAAAGCTGTCGTTAGAGGTGGGCGATAAGATCACCGTGGTTATCCCGGCGGTTACCGACGACCTGACCTTTGCGGCGCCTAAAAACCTGTATCTCACGGTAGCCGGTAGCGTTAATGTGGGGGGAGAGCTGGATAACCTTATAGGTATCATGCATTTGGCTACTGCCTCCGAACAAGCGGGCGTTCAGTCCGGCGCGCAGGGGTTGCGCTTTCAGATGACCGATCCCTTCGTAGCATATTCGGTTATTCGTGAGGTGGGGTATGGCTTTCCGCAGGCAGTGTATATGTCTGACTGGACGCGTACCCAGGGCCACCTGTATGACGATATTCGGTTAGTCAGAGTCGTGGTATACATTGCCTTATCATTAGTGATTGCAGTGGCGTGCTTTAACATTGTGTCGTCTCTGGTGATGGCGGTAAAAGAAAAGCAATCTGCCATTGCCATCTTAAAAACCATGGGTGCCACAGACCAGCAAATTCGACTGTCATTTGTGTATCAGGGCGTTATTAACGGTTTAACCGGCGTTTTCTGGGGCACACTGCTTGCGGTGATCACCGCACCGAACTTATCGTCTATCGTGAGTACTATAGAAGGCTGGTTGGGCGTGCAGGTGTTATCGGGTGATATCTATTTTATCGACTTCTTACCCTCGAACCTGCAGGTAGCAGACGTTGTTATTACTGTATGCGTTGCAATTTTACTGTCGGTGTTAGCCACTTTATATCCGGCGCATAAGGCCGCGAATGTTCAGCCCGCCCGTGCATTGCACTGA